One window from the genome of Anopheles merus strain MAF chromosome 3R, AmerM5.1, whole genome shotgun sequence encodes:
- the LOC121597484 gene encoding uncharacterized protein LOC121597484, with product MNFSMSFVLILVVIGMMQLSPAKGQYTGPTLACGGTSLVKTTTLLTPNNIAANGLTCIYTIRSLNTRICQLRLDFNSFSLAQPTLDPYPRCINDVFSVDNLNFDLCGENSGQHVYVPFNPTSADRTMTITFRIASRSQIPTLANPHWSIRVQQLECPSGMAAAAKDATRQLDTPDMLPLMARTLSHGDIGLLAPTGCLQYFQDNSGTVESFNFGNGAGPYLGGMNYAICFHRPRNSQTLRILPTTFEIASSGNPTAQNPGVDELCYSSVAIAARSEDNLHIPNAVVRLPTLPALRANRFCSNSLSNGEVDVTAPGPYMMYFQSDQLFDPFRRETGFRMKYVIL from the exons ATGAACTTCTCGATGTCGTTCGTGCTTATCTTGGTTGTCATCGGGATGATGCAGCTGTCACCAGCGAAGGGTCAATATACAG GACCTACACTTGCCTGCGGTGGTACATCCTTGGTAAAGACGACGACACTGCTCACCCCGAACAACATTGCTGCGAACGGGCTGACCTGTATTTACACCATCCGCTCGCTCAACACGCGCATCTGTCAG CTTCGATTGGATTTCAACTCGTTTAGCCTTGCCCAGCCGACGCTCGATCCGTACCCGCGATGCATCAACGATGTGTTTTCGGTCGACAACTTAAACTTCGATTTATGCGGTGAAAATAGCGGTCAGCATG TATACGTACCCTTCAACCCCACCAGTGCCGATCGCACGATGACGATCACCTTCCGCATTGCCAGCCGCTCCCAGATCCCAACCCTGGCCAACCCACACTGGAGCATCCGTGTGCAGCAGCTCGAGTGTCCGTCGGGTATGGCAGCCGCGGCCAAAGACGCTACCCGTCAGCTGGACACTCCCGACATGCTTCCACTGATGGCACGTACTCTCTCGCACGGTGATATCGGTCTGCTTGCACCCACCGGCTGTCTGCAGTATTTCCAGGACAACTCTGGTACGGTCGAATCGTTCAACTTTGGCAACGGCGCTGGCCCGTACCTTGGTGGTATGAACTATGCGATCTGCTTCCATCGGCCCCGCAACAGCCAGACACTGCGCATCCTACCGACCACCTTCGAGATTGCATCCTCTGGCAATCCGACCGCACAGAATCCGGGCGTCGATGAGCTGTGCTACTCCAGCGTTGCCATCGCGGCACGATCCGAAGACAATCTGCACATACCGAACGCGGTGGTCCGTTTGCCTACACTGCCCGCCCTGCGTGCCAATCGGTTCTGCAGTAACAGTTTGAGCAATGGTGAAGTTGATG TTACCGCGCCGGGACCATACATGATGTACTTCCAGAGCGATCAGCTGTTTGATCCATTCCGTCGCGAAACCGGATTCCGTATGAAGTATGTGATTTTGTAA